The bacterium genome contains the following window.
GGTCGTCCGCGGCGGCTCGGCTACAATGCCGCTTCCTTCGAGGAGCGGCCTCCCATGCAATCGATCCGCGAGCTCTTCCGCGTCGGCGTCGGCCCGTCGAGCAGCCACACCATGGCCCCGCGCCGCGCCGCCGAACTGTTCAAGGCGCGCGTCCCCGGCGCCGCCCGCCACCGCGTCACCCTCTACGGCAGCCTCGCCGCGACCGGCAAGGGACACTTGACCGACGTCGCGGTGCGCGCCGCCCTGGCCCCGGCCGAGGTCGAGGTCGTCTTCCGCGCCGGCGAACAGCTGCCGCGCCACCCTAACGGCCTGCTCTTCGAGGCGTTCGACGCCGCGGGATCGCCGCTCGCCTCGTGGCGCGCCTACAGCGTCGGCGGCGGGGCGCTCGAGGACGACGAGGGGACCGCCGCCGCGCCGCCCGAGGTCTACGACCTGACGACGATGGGGGAGATCCTCGACCACTGCGACCAGACCGGCCGGACGTTCTGGGAGTACGTCGAGGAGCGGGAAGGGCCGGAGATCTGGGACTTCCTGCGCGAGGTCCTGCGCGCGATGGAGGCGGCGGTGGACCGCGGCCTGCGCGCCCAAGGGGTCCTGCCCGGCGGCCTCGGCCTCCCGCGCAAGGCGTGGACGTTCCACCGCAAGGCGGAGATGTCCTCGCCCCTCCACATGCGCCGGGAAGGGCTGCTCTTCGCCTACGCGCTGGCCGTCTCGGAGGAGAACGCGGTCGGCGGCGTGATCGTCACCGCCCCGACCTGCGGCTCGTGCGGCGTGTTGCCGGCGGTGCTCCGCGGCGTGCGGGAGTCGCTGGCCGACGACGACGAATTGGCCGCGCTCCGCGCGTTGGCCACGGCGGGGCTGGTCGGCGACATCGTCAAGAAGAACGCCTCGATCTCCGGGGCCGAGGTCGGCTGCCAAGGGGAGGTCGGCGTGGCCTGCGCGATGGCCGCGGCGGCCGCGGCGCAGCTCCTGGCCGGCACGGTGCGGCAGATCGAGTACGCCGCGGAGATGGGGCTGGAGCACCATCTGGGCCTCACCTGCGACCCGGTGGCCGGCTTGGTCCAGATTCCGTGCATCGAGCGGAACGTCTTCGCCGCCGCCCGCGCGGTGACCTGCGCGGAATACGCGCTGCTTTCGGACGGTTCCCACCGTATCCCGTTCGACGACGTCGTGGCCGTGATGCGCGACACCGGCCGCGACCTGCCGCTGGCGTACCGCGAGACCGCGTTCGGGGGCCTCGCCGCGGCCTACGCCCGGCGCCACGCGCCGCGCCTCGCCGCGGCGCCGAGGAGCGCGAAGCCATGAAGGACCGCACGCTGCTGATGATCCCCGGGCCGATCGAGTTCGAGCCCGCCGTCCTTTCCGCGCTCGGCGCGCCGACGACGAGCCACACCGCGCCCGACTTCATCGAGGCGTTCGGTCGCGCCCTGACGCGGCTGCGCGAGGTCTTCCTCTGCCCCGAGGGGCAGCCGATCGTCCTCGCCGGCTCCGGCACGCTCGCCATGGACACCGCGGCGGCGAACCTCGTCGAGCCGGGGGACAAGGTCCTGGTCGTGGACACCGGCTACTTTTCGAACCGCTTCGCGGCGATGTTCGAGCGATACGGCGCGGAGGTGGAGCGCCTAAGCGCGCCGGTCGGCGGGGCGCCGACCGCGGCGGAGGTCGCCGCGGGGCTGGCGCGCCGCCCGGCCAAGCTCGTCTCCGTCACGCAGGTCGACACCTCGACCGGCGTCCTC
Protein-coding sequences here:
- a CDS encoding L-serine ammonia-lyase, iron-sulfur-dependent, subunit alpha, which translates into the protein MQSIRELFRVGVGPSSSHTMAPRRAAELFKARVPGAARHRVTLYGSLAATGKGHLTDVAVRAALAPAEVEVVFRAGEQLPRHPNGLLFEAFDAAGSPLASWRAYSVGGGALEDDEGTAAAPPEVYDLTTMGEILDHCDQTGRTFWEYVEEREGPEIWDFLREVLRAMEAAVDRGLRAQGVLPGGLGLPRKAWTFHRKAEMSSPLHMRREGLLFAYALAVSEENAVGGVIVTAPTCGSCGVLPAVLRGVRESLADDDELAALRALATAGLVGDIVKKNASISGAEVGCQGEVGVACAMAAAAAAQLLAGTVRQIEYAAEMGLEHHLGLTCDPVAGLVQIPCIERNVFAAARAVTCAEYALLSDGSHRIPFDDVVAVMRDTGRDLPLAYRETAFGGLAAAYARRHAPRLAAAPRSAKP